The genomic window AAGAACTCCTTCTACGACAATTACTGCAGGAGTTTTAGTGTTGGTAGATCCGTCTTCGATTGTGCCGCTTACACCGCTTTTTTCAATCAATCATAAATTTAAAAATTCAAAGTGGGATATGGATTTTATACTTCCACAGCGATTATTATTTAGAAGAGAATTGCTGGAAAATGGAAGAATTTCCTTAGGAACGGAATTGAATACTGAAAGTTTTTATCTAAATTTAAACTCCTCAAATCTGCAGGGAGTGTACGAACTCAATCAGTTAGAATTAAAGTCGGGCATTACTTATGAATACAGCTTTACCCCAAAGCTGATTGCATTTGTGAAAGGCGGATTTAATAATGTTGTCAGCGCTCGAATTACCGAGAAAGGAGAACGGACAAACCGATATGTTTACGACCAAAAAGAAGATACTCAAGGGTATTTTAGATTTGGAGTGTCGTATAATCTTTTTAATCGAAAGTAAGAATGTATATGTTTAAAGAATTAAAAGAGTCTCATATGGTTGTGGAAATTTTTAAAACAAATGTGCAGAAAGAATCTGATAAAGACTATGTCATTGCTGTGATTCAAACTCAATTTCCAGATTATAAAATTAATTTTGATCTGGAAGACTGCGATAAAATTTTAAGGGTTGAAGGGATTGATCTGGAGTGCGATAACATAATGGATTATGTACATTGTCTCGGGTATACCTGCGTAAGACTGGAGTAAATTTATATTGAAAAACAGGTGTAAATACGCAGCTGTATTTCGTTCTTTTGTAAGTATTTTTGCTAAAATTTAATTTAATATAAATTATCAGGATGACAGGTTTTATTCTTTCCGTTTTAATTTTTCTGTTAGAACAGTTACGCTAATACAGCTGTTCTTCTTGTCGCATTAATTTCTTGCCGCTTTTTCACCACGAAAAGGTTTGTTCTTTTTTTGCATATTATTTTTCTAATTTTGTGCCATGAAAAAAGCGCTCCAACTCTTCGATTTTACCCAAAAAGTCAATTACAAAAATGAAATTTTAGCTGGTTTAACCGTCGCAATGACTATGATTCCAGAATCTTTGTCGTTTGCTATTCTCGCAGGATTTCCACCTTTGGTCGGGTTATATGCTGCTTTTATTGCTGGTTTAGTAACGGCTGTTTTTGGCGGAAGACCTGGAATGATTTCTGGCGGAGCGGGAGCAACGGTAATCGTTTTGATCGCCTTAATGCAATCGCACGGAATAGAATATGTTTTTGCAGCCGTCGCACTTGGCGGAGTAGTCCAAATTTGTATCGGACTTTTTAAACTTGGAAAATTTATTCGACTAGTTCCCCAGCCCGTTATGTTTGGTTTCGTAAACGGATTGGCAGTTGTAATTTTCATGTCGCAGCTGGAGCAGTTTAAAACCGTTGTAAATGGTCAGGTTTCCTGGCTTCAAGGAACGCCATTGTATATAATGCTTGGTTTGGTCGCGCTTACAGTTGCTATTGTTTTAATTTTTCCGAAAATTACAAAAGCCGTTCCCGCATCTTTGGTGGCGATTATGATTGTGTTTGCGTTGGTAATTGTTTTCAATATCGAAACAAAAACCGTAGAAGATATTGCTTCTGTTCAAGGCGGATTTCCTCCGTTTCATATCCCAAATATTCCTATTTCTTTTGAGACTTTAAAAATAATATTTCCGTATTCTGTAATTGTAGCTGCCGTTGGTTTGACTGAAGGTTTGCTTACGCTGAATTTAGTCGACGAAATTACTGGAACACGCGGCAACAGTAATCGCGAATGTATCGCGCAGGGAAGTTCAAACATTTTAAACGGATTTTTCTACGGAATGGGCGGCTGCCCGATGATCGCACAGACTTTAGTAAATCTTGGGGCTGGTTCTAGAGCACGACTTTCGGGAATTATTGCAGCTTTAACGATTTTAATTATCATACTTTTTGGAGCGCCTGTAATTGGAAAATTGCCAATGGCAGCCTTAGTCGGCGTTATGATGATGGTTGCGATTATGACTTTTGAATGGGCAAGTTTCAGGATTATAAACAAAATGCCGAGACATGATATTTTTGTTGGAATTTTGGTAGCCGTAATTACGATTGTACTGCACAATTTAGCCTTGGCGGTTTTAATTGGTGTAATTATTTCGGCTCTAGTTTTTGCTTGGGAAAGTGCTAAAAGAATTCGTGCGAGACATTATATTGATGAAAATGGAGTAAAACATTATGAGATTTATGGTCCCTTATTTTTCGGTTCCATAACTGCTTTTATTGAAAAGTTTGATGTAAAAAACGACCCCAAACACGTTATAATTGATTTTAAAGAAAGCCGCGTTTCAGACATGTCGGCAATTGAAGCTTTAAACAATCTGACTAAAAAATACAATCAACTAGATAAAGTAATCGAATTGGAACATTTGAGTCCAGACTGCAGGCAATTACTCAAAAATGCGGATGCCGTTATTAAGGTGAATGTGATTGAAGATCCAACTTATAAAGTAGTGTCTTGATAATTGTGAATTGTTAATTGTGAATTTGTTAATGGTGAATTAATGATGCCATCCAATTTTCTGTAGAGACGCACTGCAGTGCGTCTGCGTACTGTTTGTATATCGCTTCTTATCATACGTTAAACCCGACAGGTTTTTAAAACCTGTCGGGTTTCTTGCGTTATATTGTTGCGTTGTTCCTGCGCATAAGACGCACTGCGGTGCGTCTCTACAGATATACTGGGTTATGATTAAAATATTTTGTAATGTGTTAAGTTTGTCCGGCTGAGCGCACCAATTGTACCGCCGCTGATCTTTAGACTCCATTTATTATCTAATTTTCTAATTAACAAATTTTCTAATTAGAATAATTTGATTTTTGTAACTTTACAAAATGAAACTGACAGAAACACTAGAAGATTTTTATACAATTAAAATAAAAGGAATGCCCGAGAATCTTAAAAAAGAAATCGGACATTTTAATGTTTTTAAGTTGGATGATTATGTTGGAAGTACTTGTAATCCTTTGCCTTATACCCGAAAAGACTTTTATAAAATAAGTTTGATTATTGGGAGAAACAAAGTTCATTATGCAGATAAAACAGCAGTCATTGAAGATCAGGCTTTGTTTTTTGCAAATCCGCAGATTCCATACAGCTGGGAACATATAGATGAAAATCAAACTGGATTTTTCTGCATTTTTACAGATGCTTTTTTTAGTCAATTTGGCAATTTAAAAGAATATCCATTATTTCAGCCCGGCGGAAATCCCGTGGTTCCAATTTCAACAGAATTAGCAGAATCTCTTAAAGCCATTTATTTAAGAATGTTCGATGAAATTAATTCTGATTATGCTTTTAAATATGATATTCTTCGAAATCTAGTTTTTGAGATTATTCATTTAGCACTCAAAACACAGACTGTAACTACTTCATTATACAGTAAATCGAATGCCACTATCCGAATTTCGTCTTTGTTTTTAGAATTATTAGAACGTCAGTTTCCAATTGAGTCTATTACGCAGCAAATTAATTTTCGTTCGCCCTCTGAATTTGCGAATCAGTTAAATGTACATATTAATCATTTGAATAAATCTTTAAAAGAAACAACTGGAAAAACAACTTCTCAAATTATTTCAGAAAGAATTGTTCAGGAAGCGATGATTTTACTGAAACAAACCAATTGGAATATTAATGAAATTGCATGGTGTCTGGGATTCGATGAATCATCTCATTTTATCAATTTCTTCAAGAAAAATGTTCAGGTTTCACCAAAAAACTATCGACTGGTAGAAATTGTTTGATTTTTGTAACTTCTCGTTTGATTCTTTCAATATTTGAGAAGCACTTCGCTCATAACTTTGTCCTGTAGTTAAAACGTAAAAAATTAAAATCATGGGAAATAACAAAGTTTGGTTTATCACAGGTGCTTCAAAAGGACTTGGATTAGAATTAGCTAAAAAATTATTAGCAGAAGGTTTTAAAGTTGCTGCAACTTCTAGAAGTGAAGAAGCTTTAATAAAAGTTTTAGGAAATTCATCAGAAAATTTTCTTCCTTTAGAAATGGATTTGGTAGATGAAAATAGCGTTAAAAATGCCATTGAAAAAACTGTAAGTCATTTTAAAACAATTGATGTTTTAGTGAATAATGCGGGTTATGGTTTATTAGGAGCTTTGGAAGAATTGACAGATGCTGAATCTAGAAAAAATTTCGAGGTAAATGTTTTCGGATTATTGAATGTAGTTAGAAATACAATGCCGATTCTTCGTGCTAACAAATCGGGACACATTTTTAATATTTCTTCTGTTGGAGGTTATGTTGGGAATTTTCCAGGCTGGGGAATTTACTGCTCTACAAAATTTGCCGTTGCAGGTTTAACAGAATCGCTGTCTGAAGAGGTAAAAGAATTCGGAGTTCATGCGACAATTGTTTATCCGGGTTATTTTAGAACAGATTTCTTAAAAGATAGTTCTCTGTTACTGCCAGAAAATCCGATTGCGGCTTATAAAGAAGTTAGACAATCTGAAAATGCACATAAAGACAGCATCAACGAAAATCAGCCGGGAGATCCAGAAAAATTGGCAAGTGCTTTAATTAAAGTGAGTCAAGATGAAAATCCAGCGCTGCATTTATTCTTAGGAGAAGATGCTTATAATATGGCAAATCAGAAAATCACAAGTGTTCAAGATGAATTGGGTAAATGGAAAGAGGTTTCAGTTGGGACTAATTTTTAATTAGATAATTTGTCAATTTGGATAATTAGATTATAATTTTACACATAGCACAACTGTAGAGACGCACTGCAGTGCGTCTACGTTCAGTATATCTAATATTTAATAACGTTTCGAATAGACGTCTTGAATAAATATTTTGGTACGCTGCACGTAAGACGCACTGCGGTGCGTCTCTACATATGCATTGTGTTAATTTCTGTTTAGTATTACAAGAAGCGATTATCTCAGCATTGCATCTACATCACTCAGTTTTCCATCAATTTCACCAATTTGTAAACCTAGAATATGGGCAATTAGCGGGTAAACAGAAACATTTGGGAAAGTTTTGAATGTTTTATCTACTTTAAAAGCTGGGCCTTTTGCATAAAATATGGCATGCATATCTTTTTCATTGTTATCATAACCATGCGTTCCGCCTTTTATATGCGTGGTTGCTTTACTGACTAAACTATATCCTTTTTCGGCTTCAATAACAAAGTCATGTACACGCGCATTAGTGCCGTAATGCAGTCTCTTTGGAACTTCGGTTGATTTCCAGAATTTAATATGCGGCACTTTCTTTAAAGCATTATAAATCGAATCCTGAAATCCAGCTTTTGCCTGTAAACTCATAATTGGGTTAATAACATCTTTATAACCCAGCCATTCTGGTTTTAAATAATCTAAAACAGCCACTTTTTTATCATTGCTGATATTGGCCATTCCGTGGTCTGAAACAATAATTAAATTGATTTGTTTTCCATTTGGCAGTTGATCCAATTTTCGAGATAATTCTCCCATAATAGAATCCATTTTTATTACTGCCTTTCTGGTTTCAGGTGAATTTGGGCCAAAGTTATGTCCGCTGTGATCTGGTTCGTCAAAATACAAAGTTACAAGATGAGGTCTTTGTTTTTCTGGAAGCTGCAGCCATTTCATAACCGTATCAATTCTGGCTCCGTAAGGAATTTTACCATTATAATTTTTAAAATAACTCGGATTTCTTTTGTCAATATCAGAACCTGGCCAGAAAAAAGAAGCCGTTTTTACCCCTTGTTCCTCCGCCAAATTCCAAATCGGATTGCCACCATAAAATCGGGAATCATTTTTTGCATTGCTTGACAGCGAAAAAGATTCGTTTAAAGAGGCATCATAAAAAACATTATTAATGATTCCGTGATGATCTGGATAAAGTCCTGTCACTATCGTATAATGATTGGGGAAAGTTTTTGTTGGATAAGAAGGTTTCATGGATTTTGCATGAACTCCCTCTTTTGAAATTTGTTTAAGGTTCGGAA from Flavobacterium fluviale includes these protein-coding regions:
- a CDS encoding SulP family inorganic anion transporter, which encodes MKKALQLFDFTQKVNYKNEILAGLTVAMTMIPESLSFAILAGFPPLVGLYAAFIAGLVTAVFGGRPGMISGGAGATVIVLIALMQSHGIEYVFAAVALGGVVQICIGLFKLGKFIRLVPQPVMFGFVNGLAVVIFMSQLEQFKTVVNGQVSWLQGTPLYIMLGLVALTVAIVLIFPKITKAVPASLVAIMIVFALVIVFNIETKTVEDIASVQGGFPPFHIPNIPISFETLKIIFPYSVIVAAVGLTEGLLTLNLVDEITGTRGNSNRECIAQGSSNILNGFFYGMGGCPMIAQTLVNLGAGSRARLSGIIAALTILIIILFGAPVIGKLPMAALVGVMMMVAIMTFEWASFRIINKMPRHDIFVGILVAVITIVLHNLALAVLIGVIISALVFAWESAKRIRARHYIDENGVKHYEIYGPLFFGSITAFIEKFDVKNDPKHVIIDFKESRVSDMSAIEALNNLTKKYNQLDKVIELEHLSPDCRQLLKNADAVIKVNVIEDPTYKVVS
- a CDS encoding helix-turn-helix domain-containing protein, which gives rise to MKLTETLEDFYTIKIKGMPENLKKEIGHFNVFKLDDYVGSTCNPLPYTRKDFYKISLIIGRNKVHYADKTAVIEDQALFFANPQIPYSWEHIDENQTGFFCIFTDAFFSQFGNLKEYPLFQPGGNPVVPISTELAESLKAIYLRMFDEINSDYAFKYDILRNLVFEIIHLALKTQTVTTSLYSKSNATIRISSLFLELLERQFPIESITQQINFRSPSEFANQLNVHINHLNKSLKETTGKTTSQIISERIVQEAMILLKQTNWNINEIAWCLGFDESSHFINFFKKNVQVSPKNYRLVEIV
- a CDS encoding oxidoreductase gives rise to the protein MGNNKVWFITGASKGLGLELAKKLLAEGFKVAATSRSEEALIKVLGNSSENFLPLEMDLVDENSVKNAIEKTVSHFKTIDVLVNNAGYGLLGALEELTDAESRKNFEVNVFGLLNVVRNTMPILRANKSGHIFNISSVGGYVGNFPGWGIYCSTKFAVAGLTESLSEEVKEFGVHATIVYPGYFRTDFLKDSSLLLPENPIAAYKEVRQSENAHKDSINENQPGDPEKLASALIKVSQDENPALHLFLGEDAYNMANQKITSVQDELGKWKEVSVGTNF
- a CDS encoding alkaline phosphatase family protein; protein product: MRKFTTHLLSFTFLLLTTFSHSQTNKDAYVVLVSMDGFRWDYGKQFNLPNLKQISKEGVHAKSMKPSYPTKTFPNHYTIVTGLYPDHHGIINNVFYDASLNESFSLSSNAKNDSRFYGGNPIWNLAEEQGVKTASFFWPGSDIDKRNPSYFKNYNGKIPYGARIDTVMKWLQLPEKQRPHLVTLYFDEPDHSGHNFGPNSPETRKAVIKMDSIMGELSRKLDQLPNGKQINLIIVSDHGMANISNDKKVAVLDYLKPEWLGYKDVINPIMSLQAKAGFQDSIYNALKKVPHIKFWKSTEVPKRLHYGTNARVHDFVIEAEKGYSLVSKATTHIKGGTHGYDNNEKDMHAIFYAKGPAFKVDKTFKTFPNVSVYPLIAHILGLQIGEIDGKLSDVDAMLR